The following proteins are encoded in a genomic region of Nakaseomyces glabratus chromosome J, complete sequence:
- the PNP1 gene encoding purine-nucleoside phosphorylase (CAGL0J08800g~Ortholog(s) have inosine nucleosidase activity, nicotinamide riboside hydrolase activity, purine-nucleoside phosphorylase activity) — MNTNWDLGEERVKIEKASEYLSERFQERFQNEKFEPRALIICGSGLSGIPDKLNKDKLEPLVIPYELIPGFKRSTVPGHSGNLVFGIMNDYPVVLMSGRLHGYEGNTMQETVFPIRVLHHFSKGGIKTLIVTNAAGGINSEFKPGDIMCIYDHINFPGLAGLHPLKGPNFDDIGPRFLALSDAYSHDLRKLLFQTHNELKMDRPLHEGTYFFASGPTFETRAESRMIRILGGDSVGMSTVPEVIVARHCGWDVLALSLITNVAVIDHPPSGKIDTPVPMDYGKASHAEVLENGRIASKDVETLISTFVGKLHYRE; from the coding sequence atgaataCAAATTGGGACTTAGGAGAAGAACGTGTGAAAATCGAGAAGGCTAGTGAGTATTTATCAGAAAGGTTTCAAGAACGGTTCCAAAATGAGAAGTTTGAACCTAGGGCATTAATCATTTGTGGATCTGGTCTATCAGGCATCCCCGATAAACtaaataaagataaattGGAGCCTTTGGTTATTCCATATGAGCTAATTCCCGGTTTCAAAAGAAGCACAGTTCCTGGTCACTCAGGTAACTTAGTGTTTGGAATAATGAACGATTACCCTGTGGTTTTAATGAGTGGTAGATTACATGGATATGAAGGAAATACAATGCAAGAAACAGTCTTCCCAATCAGAGTTTTGCACCATTTTTCTAAGGGAGGAATTAAGACACTAATTGTTACCAACGCTGCGGGTGGCATCAATTCCGAATTTAAACCAGGAGACATAATGTGTATATATGATCATATCAACTTCCCAGGCTTAGCAGGATTACACCCATTGAAAGGGCCAAATTTTGATGACATAGGTCCAAGATTTCTTGCATTAAGTGATGCGTACAGTCACGACCTAAGAAAACTTTTATTCCAAACCCACAACGAACTTAAAATGGATAGACCATTACATGAAGGtacatatttttttgcatcaGGACCAACTTTTGAAACTCGTGCCGAATCTAGAATGATTAGAATATTGGGAGGTGATTCGGTTGGAATGAGTACGGTACCTGAAGTAATCGTAGCCAGACATTGTGGGTGGGATGTCTTAGCATTGAGTTTAATAACAAATGTTGCAGTTATTGATCACCCACCAAGTGGTAAAATTGATACACCTGTTCCAATGGACTATGGAAAAGCTTCGCATGCAGAAGTATTGGAAAATGGTAGAATAGCATCTAAGGATGTAGAAACGTTGATTTCTACGTTTGTAGGAAAATTACATTACAGAGAGTAA
- the SEC13 gene encoding GTPase-activating protein SEC13 (CAGL0J08778g~Ortholog(s) have structural molecule activity): MVEIANAHNDLIHDAVLDYYGKKLATCSSDKTIKIFEVEGESHKLVDTLVGHEGPVWRVDWAHPKFGTILASCSYDGKVIIWKEENDRWSQIAVHAVHTASVNSVQWAPHEYGALLLAASSDGKVSVVEFKENGTATPLIFDAHAIGVNAASWAPATVEGGNNPGEAPKEVRRFVTGGADNLVKIWRYNPETQSYLVEDTLEGHSDWVRDVAWSPSVLLRSYIASVSQDRTCNIWTQEDNTGPWVKTQLTPEEFPDVLWRASWSLSGNILAISGGDNKVTLWKENLNGKWESAGEVNQ, from the coding sequence ATGGTTGAAATTGCTAATGCTCACAACGACTTGATCCACGATGCAGTACTGGACTACTATGGCAAGAAGTTAGCAACATGTTCATCTGATAAAACTATCAAGATATTTGAAGTGGAAGGTGAATCGCATAAATTAGTCGATACCTTGGTTGGTCATGAGGGACCAGTATGGAGGGTCGATTGGGCACACCCTAAGTTTGGTACTATTTTAGCATCATGTTCATATGACGGTAAAGTTATTATATGGAAGGAGGAGAATGATAGATGGTCTCAGATAGCCGTTCATGCAGTTCACACGGCTTCGGTGAATTCTGTACAATGGGCCCCTCACGAATATGGAGCATTGTTACTAGCGGCATCATCTGATGGAAAAGTTTCTGTAGTTGagttcaaagaaaatggtaCAGCAACTCCTCTTATTTTTGATGCACATGCTATTGGTGTAAATGCTGCATCATGGGCACCTGCCACTGTTGAAGGGGGGAACAATCCTGGTGAAGCACCAAAGGAAGTGCGCCGCTTTGTAACAGGTGGTGCTGATAACCTTGTTAAGATATGGAGATATAATCCCGAAACGCAGTCATATTTGGTCGAAGATACCCTAGAGGGTCACTCAGATTGGGTTAGGGATGTGGCATGGTCACCATCTGTATTGCTGCGTTCTTACATTGCAAGTGTTTCTCAGGATCGGACTTGTAATATTTGGACTCAAGAAGATAATACAGGACCATGGGTAAAGACGCAATTGACTCCAGAAGAATTTCCAGACGTATTATGGAGAGCAAGTTGGTCTCTATCGGGGAACATATTAGCAATTTCCGGTGGTGATAACAAGGTAACACTATGGAAAGAAAATCTGAACGGAAAATGGGAATCAGCCGGAGAAGTCAATCAATAA
- the HRD3 gene encoding ubiquitin ligase complex subunit HRD3 (CAGL0J08756g~Ortholog(s) have ubiquitin-protein transferase activity and role in retrograde protein transport, ER to cytosol, ubiquitin-dependent ERAD pathway) — protein MLLSTYLNWASVLLTIAGAESNIDPWDEVSSFLQGKLRKLDVTNPNAYDMNDNEQDATFYVSMDYHEEEERSEYESVWQYYNENSDQDWHKSVYDKLQVSADQFNNTEAMYKLSQINLWGQYGYPHNKSVAFQYLQKFNDMTSYENSSALFDLAVAYSTGLFGTLPVDVARGLLYFQRSARLGDLKAKQVLAYRYFSGYSVARDVDKALLLYKEIAEEIKKKYSEEQWNMVFPYIESYIVRIPDFDEGLLGKGLSTVPQSVRRKKTTRPPFAGSSNLKPIGDVGYGEVVMQFKFNAGNGNPGSFVISDSEHEDRLVELFYTAWDLYKGTYTRGRDCDKAKRLLLQVYKTYDAEVKYMDNLQKFFYVKSLDLLAHMYFTGEGFERPNVQAALDLFDRSEKILEGAEISRTASEVDKGLISQYYFNNTLGALKHYKKAKESGNAHGILFYQLGKLSEKNPELKIGDPYLYMQEASSQQYLPAQYEFAKMVESNELRKYSVEDITRLYKAFVEENENIMAPHLRLGFSELLGGSSEVSLYAYAQAAEQGYEAAQISAAYLLYQLPYKFDDPPETTIERKTMAISYYTRAFKQGNTDAAVVAGDIYFQMKNYTKALSLYQSAALKFSAQALWNIGYMYEHGLGVEKDFHLAKRFYDQILEHNQKLYFAVKASVMKLQLKSWFMWLNGKELDNISIDQEQESTVVRPFFDRLVQLLKNLSRETRGDNKKKNQHRILKEKKTPSQGIMERFGLQTEDLLTMVCVLIIFAISMFFRTVAPRGQWNVRINGVNIAGGNALGEEGNPENENEEDDENDDEGRARARNNFGFGNNFDVQVFAI, from the coding sequence ATGCTGTTGTCTACATACCTTAATTGGGCAAGTGTTCTGTTAACGATAGCGGGTGCTGAAAGCAATATAGATCCCTGGGATGAAGTCAGTTCATTCCTTCAGGGGAAGCTCCGAAAGCTTGATGTTACGAATCCGAATGCGTATGATatgaatgataatgaaCAGGACGCCACATTCTATGTGTCGATGGATTAtcatgaagaagaagagagaagcGAATATGAGAGTGTGTGGCAGtattataatgaaaatagtgACCAAGACTGGCATAAATCTGTGTACGATAAGCTACAAGTGTCTGCAGATCAGTTCAATAACACTGAGGCAATGTATAAATTGTCACAGATAAATCTATGGGGGCAATATGGATATCCACACAATAAATCAGTTGCCTTCCAGTATCTACAGAAATTTAATGATATGACAAGTTATGAGAATAGCTCTGCATTGTTTGATTTAGCGGTGGCATATTCAACTGGTCTCTTTGGTACTTTGCCTGTGGACGTCGCTAGAGgattattatatttccaGAGATCGGCTAGACTAGGTGACTTAAAAGCGAAGCAGGTATTGGCTTATCGTTACTTTTCTGGCTACTCAGTAGCTAGGGATGTTGATAAAGCGCTGTTATTATATAAAGAGATAGCGGAagagataaaaaaaaagtacaGTGAAGAGCAATGGAATATGGTATTTCCATATATTGAGAGTTATATTGTCAGAATTCCTGATTTTGACGAAGGTTTACTAGGTAAAGGTTTGAGTACTGTTCCACAATCAGTTCGCCGTAAGAAAACAACAAGACCGCCATTTGCAGGTTCTTCAAACTTGAAACCTATAGGTGATGTTGGGTATGGAGAGGTTGTCATGCAGTTCAAATTCAACGCTGGTAATGGTAATCCTGGTTCATTTGTTATTAGTGATAGTGAACATGAAGATAGGCTGGTTGAACTGTTTTACACTGCATGGGACTTGTATAAAGGGACGTACACTCGTGGTAGAGATTGTGACAAGGCAAAAAGGTTGCTATTACAAGTTTACAAGACGTATGATGCAGAAGTCAAATACATGGATAATTTGCAGAAATTTTTCTACGTAAAATCCCTTGACTTACTTGCTCATATGTATTTTACGGGTGAAGGTTTTGAAAGACCTAATGTTCAGGCCGCTCTAGACTTATTTGACCGTTCTGAAAAAATCTTGGAAGGTGCCGAAATATCAAGAACAGCCAGTGAGGTTGATAAGGGTTTGATTAGTCAATACTATTTCAATAATACGCTAGGGGCTCTGAAGCATTATAAAAAGGCTAAAGAATCGGGAAATGCTCATGGAATTCTGTTTTATCAATTAGGGAAGCTGTCTGAAAAAAATCCAGAATTAAAAATAGGTGATCCATATCTATATATGCAAGAGGCCAGTTCACAGCAATATTTACCTGCCCAATACGAATTTGCCAAAATGGTTGAATCGAATGAATTAAGGAAATATAGTGTTGAAGACATTACAAGACTGTATAAGGCATTcgttgaagaaaatgaaaacattaTGGCCCCACATTTAAGACTGGGTTTCTCGGAGCTTCTTGGCGGGAGCAGTGAGGTTTCTCTATATGCCTATGCCCAGGCTGCTGAACAAGGCTATGAAGCGGCACAGATATCAGCTGCGTATCTTCTATATCAATTGCCCTACAAATTTGACGATCCGCCGGAAACTACAATTGAGAGAAAGACAATGGCTATCTCTTACTATACTAGAGCTTTCAAACAAGGTAATACTGATGCTGCTGTAGTAGCAGGTGATATATACTTCCAAATGAAGAACTATACAAAAGCGCTATCATTATATCAAAGTGCTGCACTAAAGTTCTCTGCTCAGGCCTTATGGAATATCGGTTACATGTATGAGCATGGATTAGGTGTAGAAAAGGACTTTCATCTGGCTAAACGATTCTACGATCAAATTTTAGAACATAAccaaaaattatattttgcaGTAAAGGCAAGCGTTATGAAATTGCAATTGAAGTCATGGTTCATGTGGTTGAACGGGAAAGAGCTTGACAACATCAGTATCGATCAAGAGCAAGAAAGCACTGTCGTAAGACCTTTCTTTGACAGATTGGTACAGCTCTTGAAGAATTTATCCAGAGAAACTAGAGGAGAcaataagaagaaaaatcaacACAGAATTCTTAAGGAGAAAAAGACTCCTTCCCAAGGAATTATGGAAAGGTTTGGTCTACAGACCGAGGATTTATTAACGATGGTTTGTGTTCTGATAATATTTGCCATTAGTATGTTCTTTAGAACTGTTGCGCCTCGTGGGCAGTGGAATGTAAGAATCAATGGTGTCAATATAGCTGGGGGTAATGCCCTTGGTGAAGAAGGAAACCCCGAGAATGAAAACGAagaggatgatgaaaatgatgatgaaggtaGGGCCAGGGCTCGTAACAACTTTGGTTTTGGTAATAATTTTGATGTACAAGTCTTTGCGATATAA
- the PMT2 gene encoding dolichyl-phosphate-mannose-protein mannosyltransferase PMT2 (CAGL0J08734g~Ortholog(s) have dolichyl-phosphate-mannose-protein mannosyltransferase activity) encodes MSSTGFQGSEKSDAELKARKQTSVDDVLIEEKEDTSKLKDAKVSQSPLLQLEAYLMPLVFTGLALFVRMYRIGINGNVVWDEAHFGKFGSYYLRHEFYHDVHPPLGKMLVGLSGYLAGYNGSFDFESGHEYPEYVDFVKMRLFNASFSAMCVPLAYFTAKAIGFSLPAVWLFTCMVLFENSYSTLGRFILLDSMLLFFTVASVFSFVMFHNQRSRPFSRKWWKWLLLTGINLGCTISVKMVGLFVITLVGIYTVIDLLQMLNEKKMSWKSYTGHWLARIVALICVPMAVFMICFKLHFDLLWHSGTGDANMPSLFQAGLVGSDVGGGPRDVAIGSSVSIKNQALSGALLHSHVQTYPEGSNQQQVTAYSYKDANNNWVFHRVREESLWDINETDIEYVVDGAVYRLVHANTQKNLHTHSIAAPVDKKNWEVSGYGNHTIGDAKDYWVLEIVDQKGSENTTQVHPLTTSFRLRNKELDCYLAQTGNHLPEWGFRQHEISCVKDPFRRDKRTWWNVESHENEKLPTPEEFKYPGSGFLKDFIHLNLAMMATNNALVPESDKFDYLASSAWEWPTLHVGLRLCGWGDNNPKYFLLGTPVTTWASSVAVISFMILFVVLLLRWQRQYNDFSNKDDFNLFLMGGFYPILGWGLHFVPFVIMSRVTYVHHYLPALYFALIILTYIIDATTKRWMKSKCGSIMRLVVFAISIASVVGCFWYFSPISFGMTGPAINYHYLKWVKTWHIHD; translated from the coding sequence GCAAAGTCCACTGCTGCAATTGGAGGCATACCTGATGCCGCTTGTCTTCACAGGGTTGGCTCTGTTTGTCAGAATGTATAGGATTGGCATAAACGGTAATGTGGTGTGGGATGAAGCCCATTTTGGTAAATTTGGTTCTTACTACTTGAGACACGAGTTCTATCACGATGTGCATCCACCACTGGGTAAGATGCTAGTGGGTCTTTCCGGTTACTTGGCCGGTTACAACGGGTCCTTTGACTTCGAGTCCGGACACGAGTACCCTGAATATGTGGACTTCGTCAAGATGAGACTGTTTAACGCTTCTTTCTCAGCTATGTGTGTTCCATTGGCCTACTTCACTGCTAAGGCAATTGGTTTCTCCTTGCCTGCCGTGTGGTTGTTCACCTGTATGGTGCTTTTTGAAAACTCCTACAGCACTCTGGGTAGATTTATCTTGCTGGATTCcatgttattgttttttaCCGTCGCATCTGTATTCAGTTTTGTGATGTTCCATAACCAAAGATCTCGTCCTTTCTCTAGAAAATGGTGGAAATGGCTCTTGCTGACCGGTATCAACCTTGGTTGCACAATCTCTGTCAAGATGGTGGGTCTCTTCGTTATCACTCTGGTCGGTATCTACACTGTCATTGACTTGTTGCAGATGCTAaatgagaagaagatgtcTTGGAAGTCCTACACCGGTCACTGGCTGGCAAGAATCGTCGCGTTGATCTGCGTTCCAATGGCTGTCTTCATGATTTGCTTCAAGCTGCATTTCGACCTATTGTGGCACAGTGGTACTGGTGACGCTAACATGCCTTCTCTGTTCCAAGCTGGTTTGGTCGGAAGTGATGTCGGCGGAGGTCCTCGTGATGTGGCCATTGGTTCTTCTGTGTCTATTAAGAACCAGGCTCTGAGCGGTGCTTTGCTGCACTCCCACGTCCAAACTTATCCAGAAGGTTCTAACCAGCAACAAGTCACCGCTTACAGTTACAAAGATGCCAACAACAACTGGGTATTCCACAGAGTGAGAGAAGAAAGCCTATGGGACATAAACGAAACCGACATCGAGTACGTTGTCGACGGTGCTGTTTATAGACTTGTCCACGCCAACACCCAAAAGAACTTGCACACACATTCCATTGCTGCTCCTGTCGATAAGAAGAATTGGGAAGTTTCTGGTTACGGTAACCATACTATTGGTGATGCAAAGGATTACTGGGTTCTGGAAATTGTAGACCAAAAGGGTTCTGAAAATACAACTCAGGTTCATCCTTTGACTACCTCATTCCGTCTAAGAAACAAGGAATTGGACTGTTACTTAGCTCAAACTGGTAACCACTTGCCAGAATGGGGTTTCAGACAACACGAAATTAGTTGTGTCAAGGATCCTTTTAGGAGAGACAAGAGAACTTGGTGGAATGTTGAATCCCATGAAAATGAGAAACTTCCAACTCCAGAAGAGTTCAAATACCCAGGTTCTGGTTTCTTGAAGGATTTCATTCACTTGAACTTGGCTATGATGGCTACCAACAATGCTTTGGTTCCAGAAAGTGACAAATTTGACTATTTGGCATCTTCTGCCTGGGAATGGCCTACTTTGCACGTCGGTTTGAGACTATGTGGTTGGGGTGACAACAATCCAAAGTACTTCTTGTTGGGTACTCCGGTAACTACATGGGCATCATCTGTTGCTGTAATCTCTTTCATGattttgtttgttgttCTCCTACTGAGATGGCAAAGACAGTACAATGATTTCTCCAACAAAGAtgatttcaatttattCCTGATGGGTGGTTTCTATCCAATTCTTGGATGGGGTCTACATTTTGTCCCATTTGTCATCATGTCAAGAGTCACCTACGTCCACCATTACTTGCCAGCTTTGTACTTCGCATTGATTATCCTAACATACATCATCGACGCTACAACCAAGAGATGGATGAAATCAAAGTGCGGAAGTATTATGAGACTAGTGGTCTTTGCCATCTCGATAGCTTCTGTAGTTGGTTGTTTCTGGTACTTCTCACCAATCTCCTTTGGTATGACTGGTCCAGCAATAAATTATCATTACTTGAAATGGGTCAAGACATGGCACATTCATGACTAA